Genomic DNA from Bosea sp. (in: a-proteobacteria):
GCCGATGAAGGCGCCATGCGCCGCACCATCGGCGAATTGCTGGCCGCCACCGACAGCGCCGAGCGCGCGATCTCGGGCCTCAAGCTGACCCTCAACGAATGCGACCGCACGCTCGCCGAGCGCCTGCGCACCGCCGAGCGCTACGCCGCCGACCTTGCGGCGCAGATCGAGGCGGGGGAGCAGGTCATGTCCCGGATCACCCGCATCGTCGAGGCTTCGCGCCTTGTCGCGCCCCCGGCGGCCAATGCCGAGCCGGAGCCAGGCGCCACCACGCGCAAGCTCTCTGAAGCCGCTGAACTCGCCGCAGCGATCACGCAACGCGCGGTTCGTCGCCTTGATGGCAACGCGGCATGAACGGTTTTGTGCTTGGCTCGGCCTCATCATGATCGACAGGCGGCGCCTGATCCCGGCAGTAATCCTTGGCGCGATGGGCCTTCTCGCGCTGAAGGCGATGTCGTGGCT
This window encodes:
- a CDS encoding glutamyl-tRNA reductase, producing the protein MSFTIALVADLLVAVLLVATISTCIVLSKRIERLKADEGAMRRTIGELLAATDSAERAISGLKLTLNECDRTLAERLRTAERYAADLAAQIEAGEQVMSRITRIVEASRLVAPPAANAEPEPGATTRKLSEAAELAAAITQRAVRRLDGNAA